A DNA window from Agrobacterium vaccinii contains the following coding sequences:
- a CDS encoding RibD family protein: MRNLHMTDRIWARLLSIRDGKDVVRRKEADAALTLYGPIASATGGFVLAQVGQSLDGRIATPSGDARDISGPDGLAHLHRCRALVDAVIVGIGTIKNDNPRLSVREVSGPSPTRVIIDCRGELTGNEGLFHDGGAPVIVIRGHDAPQTSHRGDVVTLKRGPVGLDPSHILDALAQRGLKRILVEGGARTIARFIDGNLVDRLHVAISPLIIGSGPCGISLPPIAKLCNAHRPTADVYALGSDVLFDCRLKSEVNSSVRESKEIRMADDADAALFANV, encoded by the coding sequence ATGCGCAATCTTCACATGACTGACAGAATCTGGGCACGGCTTCTTTCCATTCGTGACGGCAAGGATGTGGTGAGGAGAAAAGAGGCGGATGCTGCCCTTACGCTCTACGGCCCTATCGCCTCGGCAACAGGAGGTTTTGTTCTGGCACAGGTCGGTCAGTCCCTGGATGGCCGCATCGCTACACCGAGCGGAGACGCGCGGGACATATCCGGGCCCGATGGACTTGCGCATCTCCATCGCTGTCGCGCTCTGGTCGATGCCGTCATCGTGGGGATCGGCACGATCAAGAACGACAATCCACGCCTGTCTGTGCGTGAGGTCAGTGGCCCAAGCCCAACCCGTGTCATCATCGATTGTCGCGGTGAACTAACAGGAAATGAGGGTCTGTTTCATGATGGCGGCGCGCCCGTCATAGTCATCCGAGGGCATGACGCGCCGCAGACTTCACACCGTGGCGATGTAGTGACGCTGAAGCGAGGACCTGTGGGGCTGGACCCTTCTCATATTCTCGACGCTCTCGCGCAGCGCGGCTTGAAGCGAATTTTGGTGGAAGGTGGAGCAAGAACGATCGCCCGCTTCATCGACGGAAATCTCGTGGACCGCCTCCACGTTGCCATTTCACCCTTGATCATTGGATCTGGCCCGTGCGGCATATCCTTGCCGCCGATTGCCAAGCTCTGCAATGCCCACCGTCCCACCGCCGACGTTTATGCGCTCGGCAGTGATGTGCTGTTCGACTGCCGCTTGAAATCGGAGGTGAATTCAAGCGTCCGGGAGAGCAAGGAAATCCGTATGGCCGACGATGCAGACGCTGCCCTTTTTGCCAATGTTTGA
- a CDS encoding 6-pyruvoyl trahydropterin synthase family protein has protein sequence MFAVEVRDHIMIAHSLPRPVFGPAQGMHGATFVVDAAFFTKDVDEDGLAVDIGAATTVLSEVLKPLNYKNLDELSIFTGKISTTEVIAKHVFDELASAVAAKRLGPGSHRICRLKITLHESHAARGWYEADL, from the coding sequence ATGTTCGCAGTCGAAGTCAGAGACCACATCATGATTGCCCATAGCCTTCCACGCCCGGTTTTCGGCCCGGCACAGGGAATGCACGGCGCAACCTTCGTCGTGGATGCGGCCTTCTTCACCAAAGACGTCGATGAGGACGGACTGGCCGTTGACATAGGCGCAGCCACCACTGTCCTCTCGGAGGTTTTAAAGCCTTTGAACTATAAGAATCTGGATGAACTCAGCATCTTCACAGGCAAGATCAGCACGACGGAAGTCATCGCGAAACATGTCTTCGATGAGCTTGCTTCTGCGGTTGCCGCAAAGCGCCTCGGTCCCGGAAGCCACCGAATTTGCCGTCTGAAAATAACGCTGCATGAGTCTCACGCGGCACGCGGCTGGTATGAGGCTGATCTTTGA
- a CDS encoding PepSY domain-containing protein yields the protein MKILAATAIALTAFATTAHADDDRRCGNVPIADWMSEADLRAKIAPLDIDVREIDIDDGCYEVEARNKDGREVEISFHPQTGEQVHIDAD from the coding sequence ATGAAAATTCTCGCAGCAACCGCTATCGCACTCACTGCTTTTGCAACCACGGCGCACGCAGATGACGACCGTCGTTGTGGAAATGTGCCGATCGCCGATTGGATGAGCGAAGCCGACCTGAGGGCAAAAATTGCACCTCTCGATATCGACGTGCGAGAGATCGATATCGATGACGGATGCTATGAGGTCGAGGCCCGCAACAAGGACGGACGGGAAGTCGAAATATCATTTCATCCACAGACGGGCGAACAGGTTCATATCGACGCAGATTGA
- a CDS encoding cytochrome b — protein sequence MAHDQTYQVAKYSRFSRVLHWIVALLVFLTWPMGLMIGFVKEEVKLDFYLVHESLGFLVLWVMLLRVGARLYTPAPPIQGPALERIAAHTVHGLIYVFLIVMPVSGFLATNAHGFPLEWFGVVPVWSPLGKSPQIAPTLSAIHEWSAWIVLGLFALHMLAVIFHHLIRRDTTLYRIL from the coding sequence ATGGCCCACGATCAAACCTATCAAGTGGCGAAATACAGCCGGTTCTCACGCGTTCTGCACTGGATCGTCGCACTGCTCGTTTTCCTGACATGGCCGATGGGGTTGATGATCGGCTTTGTAAAGGAAGAGGTGAAGCTCGATTTTTATCTCGTCCATGAAAGCCTGGGCTTCCTCGTGCTCTGGGTCATGTTACTGCGGGTCGGTGCCCGGTTGTACACACCCGCTCCTCCGATCCAAGGTCCGGCGCTGGAACGCATCGCCGCACATACGGTCCATGGCTTGATCTACGTCTTTCTCATCGTCATGCCGGTGTCGGGATTTCTGGCAACCAACGCTCACGGCTTTCCGTTGGAATGGTTCGGGGTGGTGCCGGTCTGGAGTCCCCTCGGTAAATCTCCGCAGATCGCTCCGACACTGTCCGCCATCCATGAATGGAGCGCGTGGATCGTTTTGGGGCTTTTTGCGTTACACATGCTGGCAGTGATCTTCCATCATCTGATCCGTCGGGACACCACGCTCTACCGTATTCTCTAG
- a CDS encoding glycosyltransferase family 4 protein produces MKKRLTFAYPGNLELKTGGYGYDREIIKGLRDLGWDIDLLALGDGFPSPSAQTLQEAGDRLSALEDSKLVMVDGLAFGIMDDWAKQESERLRIIALVHHPLVLETGLSEEQQVRLHVSETAALAATRHVVVTSTMTAGELARKFNVSPDKITVAVPGTIKPPVENKQRNETPQILSVGSLTKRKGYDILIAALEQVADLPWQATIIGSPHLDPPTAHALAEQINTLKLSDRIILAGESDDLVPAYANADIFALASRYEGYGMVFAEALSHGLPIVACKAGAVPDVVPDDAGFLVPVDDVDAMAAALRALLSDPLERRRRAEAAARAGALLPSWADTSEIISNALKEFA; encoded by the coding sequence TTGAAAAAGCGCCTCACGTTTGCATACCCCGGAAATCTTGAGCTCAAGACAGGAGGATATGGCTACGACCGGGAAATCATAAAGGGTTTGCGTGATCTCGGTTGGGACATAGACCTTCTCGCGCTTGGGGACGGATTTCCTTCACCTTCCGCGCAAACGCTGCAGGAAGCTGGAGATCGCCTTTCAGCACTTGAGGACAGTAAACTGGTGATGGTCGACGGCCTAGCTTTCGGCATTATGGATGATTGGGCGAAACAGGAGTCCGAGCGCCTCAGGATCATAGCCCTCGTTCACCATCCGCTAGTACTTGAGACTGGATTGAGCGAAGAGCAACAGGTGCGCTTACACGTCAGCGAAACAGCAGCGCTGGCTGCAACGCGCCATGTCGTGGTGACATCTACGATGACGGCGGGCGAGTTGGCTAGGAAATTCAATGTGTCGCCTGATAAAATCACGGTGGCAGTTCCAGGCACAATTAAGCCGCCTGTTGAGAATAAGCAGCGGAACGAGACCCCGCAAATCCTTTCAGTTGGATCCCTTACCAAGCGCAAAGGATATGACATCCTGATTGCAGCGCTTGAACAAGTCGCCGATCTTCCATGGCAAGCAACGATCATTGGGAGTCCGCATCTGGACCCACCCACAGCCCATGCCCTGGCAGAGCAAATCAATACGCTGAAGCTTTCGGATCGCATCATTCTGGCTGGGGAGTCTGACGACCTCGTCCCCGCTTACGCAAACGCAGACATCTTCGCGCTTGCCAGCCGCTATGAGGGTTATGGCATGGTCTTTGCTGAAGCCCTGTCGCATGGTCTGCCGATTGTAGCCTGCAAAGCGGGCGCGGTGCCGGATGTCGTGCCTGACGATGCGGGCTTTCTGGTGCCGGTGGACGACGTGGACGCGATGGCGGCCGCACTCAGGGCGCTGCTGAGCGATCCCCTGGAACGCAGACGTCGTGCAGAGGCTGCTGCGCGCGCTGGTGCGCTGTTGCCAAGCTGGGCTGACACATCGGAAATCATTTCGAACGCATTGAAAGAGTTTGCATGA
- a CDS encoding PepSY domain-containing protein, with protein sequence MNSVVSTFAFLMIAFAFALPAHADDSELDRLRDAVQRGEVMPLSELQAHVHRVAPGEIVKVELEEDDGKFIYEFKVLQANGRLVEIEMDARDARVLDVDNDDD encoded by the coding sequence ATGAACAGCGTCGTTTCCACATTTGCGTTTCTGATGATCGCTTTTGCCTTCGCACTACCTGCACATGCGGATGATAGCGAGTTGGACAGGCTACGTGATGCTGTTCAACGGGGGGAGGTCATGCCGCTTTCCGAACTTCAAGCCCATGTGCACCGCGTGGCTCCGGGTGAGATCGTCAAGGTCGAACTGGAAGAGGATGACGGCAAGTTCATCTACGAGTTCAAGGTCCTCCAGGCAAACGGCCGTCTGGTCGAGATTGAAATGGACGCGCGGGACGCCCGCGTCCTTGACGTAGATAATGACGACGATTGA
- a CDS encoding sulfatase: MVGALLFSVAAFLAFTLPDHPDALGYGAFARLPLEWPLIAILALILRGWLRRVVILFSGAVVFLVLFLKLSDIGVQSAFQRQFNPYLDIKMLSDGWNLISRTLGTPAAVAALAGGIILIVAVAAVFLMSLRWMAQARGRLRQMLLGAFAAILVIGGLALLLGKPQVEFETPTYLSARLALIVRSAADMQVFEQQLASGLGPRHGKDLFQAVKGKDVVLIFVESYGRSAVDDPRYSGVTLPRLSAIDKQIEAAGLHAASGWITSPTVGGLSWLAHGTLLSGLWVDSQARYDRLMISQQPSLNRLFSQAGWHSVAVMPAITMDWPESDYFGYDQILPASGLEYRGKPFNWVTMPDQYTMSAFDRLAVKPAHAREQNVMAEIALISSHAPWTPVSKLIDWDQIGDGSVFNDQATSGDPPAVVWADPDRVRSQYIQTIDYSLATLGDFMARQGRGTVYIILGDHQPASIITGPAASRAVPVHIVTDDMQLLNRFQREGFTASMTPMNATREWPMNELRELLIDALSGR, translated from the coding sequence ATGGTCGGAGCACTCCTTTTCTCTGTCGCTGCTTTCCTTGCCTTCACCCTGCCTGATCATCCCGACGCACTGGGCTACGGGGCCTTTGCGCGCCTACCGCTGGAATGGCCTCTCATCGCGATTCTGGCACTGATATTGCGGGGATGGTTGAGGCGTGTCGTTATCCTTTTTTCCGGCGCTGTTGTCTTTCTCGTTCTCTTCCTGAAGCTTTCCGATATCGGCGTGCAGAGCGCATTCCAGCGGCAGTTCAATCCATATCTCGACATCAAGATGCTGAGTGACGGCTGGAACCTCATATCACGCACATTGGGCACGCCCGCCGCCGTGGCCGCACTGGCAGGCGGAATAATCCTCATCGTGGCAGTAGCGGCAGTCTTTCTCATGTCGCTGCGGTGGATGGCGCAGGCGCGAGGACGCTTACGGCAGATGCTGCTCGGCGCTTTCGCAGCCATCCTTGTCATCGGCGGATTGGCCCTTCTTCTCGGCAAGCCGCAGGTCGAGTTTGAAACGCCAACTTATCTTTCGGCAAGACTTGCTCTTATCGTTCGTTCTGCCGCGGATATGCAGGTTTTCGAGCAGCAGCTCGCAAGCGGACTTGGCCCTCGCCATGGAAAGGACCTCTTTCAGGCGGTGAAGGGCAAGGATGTCGTCCTGATCTTCGTGGAATCCTACGGGCGATCAGCAGTCGACGACCCGCGATACTCAGGCGTGACGCTCCCTAGGTTGTCCGCAATCGATAAACAGATCGAAGCGGCAGGACTCCATGCGGCAAGCGGCTGGATCACCTCTCCCACCGTTGGTGGGCTAAGCTGGCTGGCGCACGGCACATTGCTATCAGGCCTTTGGGTCGATAGTCAGGCGCGGTACGACCGCTTGATGATCAGCCAGCAACCGAGCTTGAACCGACTGTTCTCTCAAGCTGGCTGGCATAGCGTCGCTGTCATGCCAGCCATTACCATGGATTGGCCGGAGTCTGACTATTTCGGCTATGATCAGATACTTCCAGCGTCGGGTCTCGAATATCGCGGCAAGCCCTTCAACTGGGTCACGATGCCGGACCAGTACACAATGTCCGCCTTTGATCGCCTTGCGGTAAAACCTGCCCACGCCCGTGAACAAAACGTGATGGCGGAAATCGCACTTATCTCAAGCCACGCGCCTTGGACGCCAGTGTCAAAGCTTATCGACTGGGATCAGATTGGCGATGGATCGGTTTTCAACGACCAAGCAACCAGCGGCGATCCTCCTGCTGTCGTCTGGGCCGATCCAGACCGCGTGCGCAGCCAGTATATCCAGACCATCGATTACTCGCTCGCCACGCTGGGCGACTTCATGGCGCGACAGGGGCGTGGCACTGTCTATATTATTCTCGGGGATCACCAGCCCGCATCCATCATCACTGGCCCAGCCGCATCAAGAGCCGTACCGGTGCACATCGTCACGGACGATATGCAGCTCCTCAACCGATTTCAAAGAGAAGGCTTTACCGCGAGTATGACACCCATGAACGCGACGCGCGAGTGGCCGATGAACGAACTGCGTGAACTGTTAATCGATGCACTCAGCGGGCGGTAG
- a CDS encoding CDP-alcohol phosphatidyltransferase family protein — protein MTLIDGGTPNSLRDRRPLFQNTLAHLACLMLGTIIVALLVRTEMSLGWDFVASAVISLSVIFGFVVYLLPKYPHRRFGYANIVTAFRASLVSLTGAMVLCFESLHTADTVLWILVGVVVVALALDGIDGYLARRYRQESELGARFDMEVDAFLILILSAAAAMLDKAGAWVLMIGLMRYLFVAAGWVAPFLSGDLPPSLRRKFVCVVQGAILCFVLVPAVTAPVSAYLAAAALAMLVISFAIDIVYLLRKRMAA, from the coding sequence ATGACACTGATCGATGGCGGTACGCCCAATAGTCTCAGGGACCGAAGGCCCCTTTTTCAAAACACGCTGGCACATCTCGCCTGTCTGATGCTGGGCACGATCATTGTTGCGCTGCTCGTTCGCACAGAAATGTCCTTGGGTTGGGATTTCGTCGCCTCTGCCGTGATTTCCCTGTCGGTCATCTTCGGCTTCGTGGTGTATCTTCTCCCGAAATATCCACACCGCAGGTTCGGCTACGCCAATATCGTGACCGCCTTTCGGGCCTCGCTCGTAAGCCTCACAGGCGCGATGGTGCTGTGTTTTGAAAGCCTGCACACGGCGGATACGGTTCTCTGGATATTGGTCGGTGTCGTGGTCGTCGCGCTGGCGTTGGATGGTATCGATGGGTATCTTGCCCGCCGATACCGTCAGGAATCCGAGTTAGGCGCTCGTTTCGATATGGAGGTGGATGCGTTCCTCATCCTGATCCTCTCGGCAGCAGCCGCCATGCTCGATAAGGCTGGCGCGTGGGTTCTTATGATCGGCTTGATGCGATACCTCTTTGTGGCAGCAGGCTGGGTGGCTCCGTTTCTCTCTGGTGATCTTCCACCTTCGCTGCGGCGCAAATTCGTTTGCGTCGTGCAGGGGGCAATACTGTGTTTTGTTCTGGTTCCGGCTGTCACGGCGCCGGTTTCGGCCTATCTCGCCGCCGCCGCTCTTGCAATGCTGGTGATCTCATTTGCCATCGACATCGTTTATCTGCTACGCAAGCGGATGGCAGCGTGA
- a CDS encoding lysylphosphatidylglycerol synthase transmembrane domain-containing protein produces MNILRIFVSVMMLAILAMIVVRTELTALQQSLARVSWAAIISCIALVQVQIILSALRWRFTSQRLGQDIAPLKAIREYYVASLLNQTLPGGMSGDAVRAWRMRGDEPGGWKQPAKAVLFERLSGQIALFVLALVGLAIWPIVTGANFGQHTRHYLVFGATVIAAAVIVLLLKKRRGEARSALRESLLDVFVRRKAWLFHTVTSIGILSAYIGVFFIAAQAADSGLPWIACFTIIPFCLVAMLIPTGFGGWGTREAAAMVLWPMLGAASVDGLAASITYGGLSLAGAAPGAIFLATAVLRKRPSHA; encoded by the coding sequence TTGAACATACTGCGAATATTCGTGTCCGTCATGATGTTGGCAATCCTTGCCATGATTGTGGTTCGCACCGAGCTGACCGCGCTTCAGCAATCCCTCGCGCGCGTTTCGTGGGCGGCCATCATTTCTTGTATCGCGCTGGTACAGGTGCAGATCATCCTTTCCGCCCTGCGATGGCGCTTCACCTCGCAGCGTCTAGGGCAGGACATCGCGCCGCTGAAAGCGATCCGTGAATATTACGTCGCGAGCCTTCTCAACCAGACGCTTCCGGGAGGAATGAGCGGTGATGCCGTGCGCGCGTGGAGAATGCGGGGTGATGAACCGGGCGGATGGAAGCAGCCTGCCAAAGCCGTTCTCTTTGAGCGACTTTCCGGGCAGATTGCGCTCTTCGTTCTGGCGTTGGTGGGGCTTGCCATATGGCCCATCGTCACCGGTGCCAATTTCGGCCAACATACGCGGCATTACCTTGTTTTCGGCGCAACAGTGATTGCGGCGGCTGTGATTGTGCTGCTTTTGAAGAAGCGACGTGGTGAGGCCAGAAGCGCTCTGCGCGAGAGCCTTCTGGATGTTTTCGTCAGGCGCAAGGCCTGGCTTTTTCACACCGTCACGAGCATCGGCATTCTCTCTGCTTACATCGGCGTATTCTTCATTGCGGCACAGGCAGCTGATTCCGGGCTGCCGTGGATCGCGTGTTTTACGATCATTCCGTTCTGTCTCGTGGCGATGCTGATCCCGACCGGATTTGGCGGCTGGGGTACTCGTGAAGCTGCGGCCATGGTACTCTGGCCCATGCTGGGGGCGGCGTCGGTCGATGGACTTGCTGCAAGCATTACGTATGGAGGGCTCTCGCTTGCCGGTGCAGCACCCGGAGCCATCTTCCTCGCCACAGCGGTATTGCGAAAGCGGCCAAGCCACGCCTGA
- a CDS encoding zinc-dependent alcohol dehydrogenase: MRGPHMEGDFSFPVKYGYSSVGVIEVGPAELIGKNVFCLHPHQDNFITTKDMVSVLPENLPSGRAVLAANMETALNIVWDALIQPGDRVAVFGGGVVGTLIANLIGRIAGTESVLVDSNPERRAHVQAMGISFAEAGKLDGEFDVLINASASGAALADAIQHGGIEARIVEASWYGDKPVTISLGGAFHSKRLSLISSQVGSIPATRKARWSFARRMAKALDLLHDDRLDNLISGETAFADLAEDYPRILSSQDTLCHRIHY, from the coding sequence ATGCGCGGCCCTCATATGGAAGGCGATTTTTCGTTTCCTGTGAAGTACGGCTATTCCTCCGTTGGGGTCATCGAGGTCGGGCCAGCGGAGTTGATCGGCAAAAACGTCTTTTGCCTTCATCCCCATCAGGATAACTTCATCACGACGAAAGACATGGTTTCCGTGCTGCCGGAAAATCTTCCGTCAGGCCGCGCCGTGCTGGCGGCCAATATGGAAACTGCGCTCAATATCGTCTGGGATGCTCTCATCCAACCCGGCGACCGTGTCGCGGTGTTTGGCGGTGGTGTTGTCGGGACTTTGATTGCCAATCTGATCGGACGGATTGCGGGGACAGAGAGCGTTCTCGTTGACAGCAACCCCGAGCGCCGCGCGCACGTGCAAGCGATGGGCATCAGCTTCGCAGAGGCGGGTAAGCTAGATGGCGAATTCGACGTGCTCATCAATGCGTCAGCGTCCGGCGCCGCCCTCGCAGATGCCATTCAGCATGGGGGCATCGAAGCGCGGATTGTCGAAGCAAGCTGGTACGGCGACAAACCGGTTACCATATCGCTAGGCGGTGCGTTTCATTCCAAGCGGCTTTCTCTCATCAGTTCGCAGGTAGGGTCCATTCCTGCGACGCGCAAGGCACGCTGGAGTTTTGCGCGGCGAATGGCGAAGGCTCTTGATCTGCTACACGACGACCGCCTCGACAACCTCATTTCCGGCGAGACGGCCTTTGCTGATCTGGCAGAGGACTATCCACGTATTTTGTCATCACAAGACACGCTTTGCCATCGCATCCACTACTAA
- a CDS encoding response regulator transcription factor, with translation MRILLIEDDPLITRDVKRHLETNGYVVEHEKDGEAGWFRGDSEEFAAAVLDLGLPELDGLSVLKRWRQSERELPVLILTARGSWQERVEGIDAGADDYLAKPFQMPELLARLRAIIRRSQGKAAPILRAGRLGIDPRTKVASLNDVPVELTPLEYRCLNYLMAHGERHVSQMELTEQLYAQDFERESNSVEVLIGRLRKKFGKDIISTRRGYGYRIGEA, from the coding sequence ATGCGTATTCTACTTATCGAAGACGACCCACTGATTACCCGAGACGTCAAACGTCATCTCGAAACCAACGGTTATGTGGTTGAGCACGAGAAAGATGGCGAGGCAGGCTGGTTTCGCGGCGACAGCGAGGAGTTTGCGGCGGCTGTACTTGATCTTGGCCTGCCCGAACTAGACGGCCTATCCGTGCTCAAGCGATGGCGCCAAAGCGAGAGGGAATTGCCCGTTCTTATTCTGACCGCTCGTGGCAGTTGGCAGGAGCGTGTCGAGGGAATTGATGCTGGTGCGGATGATTACCTCGCAAAACCCTTCCAAATGCCGGAGCTCCTTGCCCGTTTGCGTGCTATTATCCGGCGATCTCAGGGAAAGGCCGCGCCTATCCTTCGCGCCGGTCGCCTCGGCATTGATCCCCGCACAAAAGTCGCATCACTGAACGACGTGCCGGTCGAACTGACTCCGCTCGAATATCGGTGCCTGAATTATTTGATGGCGCACGGGGAACGCCACGTCTCGCAAATGGAACTGACGGAACAACTCTACGCGCAGGACTTCGAGCGCGAAAGCAATTCGGTTGAAGTCCTGATCGGGCGGTTACGCAAGAAATTTGGCAAGGACATCATTTCAACCCGGCGAGGCTACGGCTACCGGATCGGAGAAGCATGA
- a CDS encoding class I SAM-dependent methyltransferase translates to MSGFDKNWLTLREAADRDARSKVLLDTVNTYLGPHPLPHIIMDIGCGTGSTYRTLSPALPGAVWKLLDYETALLDEAKRQIGDSENIEFHCQDLNQLDETLFNGVALVTASALFDLCSEEFCNRFVDHLARRKIGLYAAINYDGIMEWSLKHPLDKQIVKDFNRHQQSDKGFGPALGPDASDRLTALCEARGFIVETAKSPWRLGPETAELQKEFLLGFRQPIQEIGNISSADFKEWLDFRLSNIGKKGSVCIVGHTDFLALPDA, encoded by the coding sequence ATGAGCGGCTTCGACAAGAACTGGCTGACACTTCGGGAAGCAGCGGACCGAGACGCCAGATCGAAAGTCCTGCTTGATACGGTCAACACGTATCTCGGTCCGCATCCGCTACCTCACATCATCATGGATATCGGATGCGGCACGGGATCGACTTATCGAACGCTGTCTCCTGCTTTGCCGGGGGCCGTATGGAAGCTGCTTGATTACGAGACAGCCCTTTTAGACGAGGCGAAGCGTCAAATCGGAGACAGTGAAAACATCGAGTTTCACTGTCAGGACCTAAACCAGTTGGACGAGACACTGTTTAACGGCGTCGCTCTGGTGACAGCATCGGCGCTCTTCGATCTCTGTTCGGAGGAGTTCTGTAACCGGTTCGTCGATCATCTCGCACGACGCAAGATCGGACTCTACGCCGCTATCAACTACGATGGCATCATGGAGTGGTCGCTCAAGCACCCGTTGGATAAGCAGATCGTGAAAGATTTCAATCGTCACCAGCAGTCCGATAAAGGTTTTGGTCCGGCGCTGGGCCCAGATGCCTCAGATCGTCTTACTGCTTTGTGCGAAGCGCGCGGCTTCATCGTGGAAACGGCAAAAAGCCCGTGGCGACTTGGGCCTGAGACAGCCGAATTGCAGAAAGAGTTTCTCTTAGGATTCCGCCAGCCTATTCAGGAAATCGGAAACATCAGCAGCGCAGACTTCAAAGAATGGCTCGACTTCCGCCTATCAAACATTGGCAAAAAGGGCAGCGTCTGCATCGTCGGCCATACGGATTTCCTTGCTCTCCCGGACGCTTGA
- the ribA gene encoding GTP cyclohydrolase II RibA: MSPISQSPFQFTTPEIEVERAVSELRYGRPVLLSSNERKLAVLALDAVAPSLYDQFAMATENRHSLLLTAPRATRLGIVGNGDIVTPLSGVNFEQASTLSYVLGAERPERWMEADALASQTAELARIALLLPAMVIADVSSSHGSFDGCCELSADRLKGTDVARQRFEKVVRTRVPLKDLGDSEFVVFRGGLAQKDQIAIVVGKPDVSRTVPIRIHSSCITGDLCGSLKCDCGDQLRNGLVLLKQAGGGVLLYLDQEGRGTGIGAKMRAYGYQHLGLDTIDADAELGLEADHRHYEAAIAMLQHLNISKVAIYTNNPTKISAIRAGGIEVDARAPVTGTVTAENENYLRTKTLRAGHLMDLKALVAAE, from the coding sequence ATGTCGCCTATTAGCCAGTCACCTTTTCAATTCACCACGCCTGAAATTGAAGTCGAACGCGCCGTTTCGGAGCTTCGTTATGGTCGCCCGGTTCTTCTGTCTTCCAATGAGAGAAAGCTTGCCGTTTTGGCGCTGGATGCTGTCGCGCCCTCGCTCTATGACCAGTTTGCCATGGCGACTGAGAACCGGCACTCATTGTTGCTAACGGCTCCCCGCGCCACGCGGCTCGGCATCGTCGGCAACGGAGATATCGTGACGCCACTCTCCGGCGTGAATTTTGAGCAGGCCTCCACACTATCCTACGTGCTCGGTGCTGAAAGGCCTGAAAGGTGGATGGAGGCTGACGCGCTCGCATCGCAAACCGCAGAACTGGCGCGCATCGCGCTTCTTCTCCCAGCCATGGTGATTGCCGACGTCTCGAGCTCGCACGGCAGCTTTGATGGGTGCTGCGAATTATCCGCAGATCGCTTGAAGGGCACAGATGTTGCACGTCAGCGCTTCGAGAAGGTCGTCCGCACGCGCGTTCCCCTCAAGGATTTGGGGGACTCCGAATTCGTCGTTTTCCGGGGTGGACTTGCGCAAAAGGACCAGATTGCCATTGTCGTCGGCAAACCGGACGTATCGCGCACCGTGCCTATCCGCATCCACTCTTCCTGCATCACCGGCGATCTTTGCGGTTCGCTGAAATGCGATTGCGGCGATCAGCTTCGCAATGGACTGGTGCTGCTGAAACAAGCGGGCGGTGGTGTTCTCCTTTATCTCGATCAGGAGGGACGCGGCACGGGTATCGGCGCGAAAATGCGTGCCTATGGATATCAGCATCTTGGCCTAGATACGATCGATGCAGACGCTGAACTCGGTCTAGAAGCGGACCACCGACACTACGAGGCGGCCATCGCAATGCTGCAGCATTTGAATATTTCAAAGGTCGCCATTTACACCAACAATCCGACAAAGATCAGTGCGATCAGGGCAGGGGGTATCGAAGTGGATGCGCGTGCTCCGGTGACGGGAACGGTGACGGCGGAAAACGAGAACTATCTTCGCACAAAGACCCTTCGTGCCGGGCATCTCATGGATTTGAAGGCACTTGTTGCGGCTGAGTGA